Proteins co-encoded in one Nonomuraea helvata genomic window:
- a CDS encoding class F sortase: MPPPEDKGSTALRTVLIVAAIAGVVTVVAGLLIVLKSPDEYGLAANRDALNLQAQPNGKASGQPEQALFQAAPDVPPPLPQINPAPPMMPSTPVRIVIKRLGINAPVESVGLAKDGTIEVPPVTNPNLVGWYRNMSTPGEAGPAVMLGHKDTRTRSAVFSRLFEIKNGDTIEVKRQDKTTAVFTVGGVEQASKKTFPTQRVYGPQENAQLHLITCGGTYDHSIGHYVDNIIVYATMTSSYRS; this comes from the coding sequence GTGCCGCCGCCTGAGGACAAAGGGAGCACGGCGCTCAGGACCGTGCTGATCGTGGCCGCCATCGCCGGTGTCGTCACCGTCGTGGCCGGGCTGCTCATCGTGCTCAAGTCCCCCGACGAATACGGCCTGGCCGCCAACCGCGACGCACTCAACCTGCAGGCCCAGCCGAATGGGAAGGCGAGCGGGCAGCCGGAGCAGGCGCTCTTCCAGGCCGCTCCCGACGTGCCGCCGCCGCTGCCGCAGATCAACCCGGCGCCCCCCATGATGCCCTCCACGCCCGTGCGGATCGTGATCAAGCGGCTGGGGATCAACGCGCCGGTCGAGTCGGTCGGGCTGGCCAAGGACGGGACGATCGAGGTGCCCCCGGTGACCAACCCCAACCTGGTCGGCTGGTACCGGAACATGTCCACCCCGGGCGAGGCCGGCCCGGCGGTGATGCTCGGGCACAAGGACACCAGGACGCGCAGCGCCGTGTTCAGCCGGTTGTTCGAGATCAAGAACGGCGACACCATCGAGGTCAAGCGTCAGGACAAGACCACCGCGGTGTTCACGGTCGGCGGGGTCGAGCAGGCGAGCAAGAAGACGTTCCCGACCCAGCGCGTCTACGGGCCGCAGGAGAACGCCCAACTGCACCTGATCACCTGTGGTGGCACCTACGATCACAGCATCGGGCACTACGTGGACAACATCATCGTCTATGCGACGATGACGAGCTCCTATCGAAGCTGA
- a CDS encoding HAD-IA family hydrolase produces the protein MTGGPRGKYVLFDVDGTLIDALSNQRRVWGTWAERYGLDADEVYQVALRTRPMETFAQVAADRDPRECLATLHELEDEDVRSGVYAAFDGASDLLHGLSPGSWALVTSNYEHRVRGRFLRTALPVPGVIVDAAAVEEGKPSPVPYLRAAEALGAEPGDCLVIEDAPSGVRSGLRAGMTVWGVNAAVAVEGVHRHFASLREAVPHILAFASSEASWTAPSPS, from the coding sequence GTGACCGGTGGACCGCGCGGTAAGTATGTCCTGTTCGACGTCGACGGCACGCTGATCGACGCGCTGAGCAACCAGCGCCGGGTCTGGGGAACGTGGGCGGAGCGGTACGGGCTGGATGCGGACGAGGTCTACCAGGTGGCTCTGCGGACGCGGCCGATGGAGACGTTCGCCCAGGTTGCCGCGGACCGAGATCCGCGCGAGTGCCTGGCCACGCTGCACGAGTTGGAGGACGAGGACGTCCGGTCCGGTGTCTATGCGGCTTTCGACGGCGCGTCAGATCTGCTGCACGGCCTGTCGCCGGGCTCCTGGGCGCTGGTGACCTCCAACTACGAGCACCGGGTGCGCGGCCGTTTCCTGCGGACGGCCTTGCCGGTGCCGGGCGTGATCGTGGACGCCGCCGCTGTCGAGGAGGGCAAGCCCTCTCCCGTCCCGTACCTGCGGGCCGCTGAAGCACTCGGCGCCGAGCCGGGCGACTGCCTGGTCATCGAGGACGCCCCGTCCGGAGTGCGGTCCGGGCTGCGGGCCGGGATGACGGTGTGGGGCGTGAACGCCGCTGTCGCGGTGGAGGGCGTGCATCGCCACTTCGCCAGTTTGCGCGAGGCGGTCCCGCACATCCTGGCCTTCGCGTCGTCCGAGGCGTCCTGGACAGCTCCGTCACCGAGCTGA
- a CDS encoding TetR family transcriptional regulator — translation MNEGRRRAGRPAVLTTDRVVTAAIEVLDAEGLDALTMRRLGARLGVAAMSLYRHVPNREALLAEIVNRLFAEAVTGYAPAAAWPEALAGFAVAYRRVLLAHPHAVPLLATHPVDVDLGKELLAGLLARFEAGGIPQEDVITAVQSVAVYVLGHALAQVGTPPGGTPAPADETATAFYDQWFDAGLAAMVTGFERRLTGDGYPHQ, via the coding sequence GTGAACGAAGGCAGGAGACGCGCGGGACGGCCCGCGGTGCTCACCACCGACCGTGTCGTGACCGCGGCCATCGAGGTCCTGGACGCCGAGGGCCTGGACGCGCTGACCATGCGCCGCCTCGGCGCGCGGCTCGGAGTCGCAGCCATGTCGCTCTACCGCCACGTTCCCAACCGGGAGGCGCTGCTCGCGGAGATCGTCAACCGGCTGTTCGCGGAGGCCGTGACCGGCTACGCGCCCGCGGCGGCCTGGCCGGAGGCGCTGGCGGGGTTCGCGGTGGCGTACCGGCGGGTCCTGCTCGCACACCCGCACGCCGTGCCGCTGCTCGCCACCCACCCTGTGGACGTCGATCTCGGGAAGGAGCTGCTCGCTGGGCTGCTGGCCCGCTTCGAGGCCGGCGGGATCCCGCAGGAGGACGTGATCACGGCTGTGCAGTCGGTCGCCGTGTACGTGCTCGGCCACGCGCTGGCCCAGGTCGGCACCCCGCCCGGCGGCACGCCCGCGCCCGCTGACGAGACTGCCACAGCCTTCTACGACCAGTGGTTCGACGCGGGCCTGGCCGCCATGGTGACCGGATTCGAGCGCCGGCTCACCGGCGACGGTTACCCACACCAATAG
- a CDS encoding class F sortase, with the protein MTEQQKTPMQRAQPGLLIAGSLGGVGMVMVTLLSLVPSMDDGSASLPAAAQDRPTPVQEMANAGAFVLPPTVGPGGKNVPLTPARPDAPPPLAAVPVVAPIPTAKAKTARARPTRIKIPKIKVNAPIGAVTLDTKGKLGTPPLSKPSQTGWYRDSPVPGEIGPAIINGHVSTRKGPAVFDRLRELAKGDQIYVYRSDGKVTRFTVSGIEQASKTSFPTSRVYGNTKDSQLRLITCGGVFNQAAHSYTDNIVVYATLSKKKV; encoded by the coding sequence ATGACCGAACAGCAGAAGACACCGATGCAGCGGGCGCAGCCCGGGCTGCTGATCGCGGGCTCGCTGGGCGGCGTCGGCATGGTCATGGTGACCCTGCTCTCGCTGGTGCCCAGCATGGACGACGGCTCAGCCTCGCTGCCCGCGGCGGCGCAGGACAGGCCGACGCCGGTGCAGGAGATGGCGAACGCGGGCGCGTTCGTGCTCCCGCCCACCGTGGGCCCCGGGGGCAAGAACGTCCCCCTCACCCCGGCCCGCCCCGACGCACCTCCGCCCCTCGCGGCGGTCCCGGTCGTGGCCCCGATCCCCACGGCCAAGGCCAAGACCGCCCGGGCCAGGCCGACCCGCATCAAGATCCCCAAGATCAAGGTCAACGCGCCCATCGGCGCCGTCACCTTGGACACCAAGGGCAAACTGGGCACCCCACCCTTGTCCAAGCCCAGCCAGACGGGCTGGTACCGCGACTCGCCGGTGCCCGGCGAGATCGGCCCCGCGATCATCAACGGCCACGTGAGCACCCGCAAGGGCCCCGCCGTCTTCGACCGCCTGCGCGAACTGGCCAAGGGCGACCAGATCTACGTGTACCGGTCGGACGGCAAGGTCACCCGGTTCACGGTCAGCGGGATCGAGCAGGCGAGCAAGACGTCGTTCCCGACATCCCGGGTGTACGGGAACACCAAGGACTCTCAGCTGAGGCTCATCACCTGTGGTGGGGTCTTCAACCAGGCGGCGCACAGTTACACGGACAACATTGTTGTGTACGCGACGTTGTCGAAGAAGAAGGTTTGA
- a CDS encoding alpha/beta fold hydrolase: protein MELAFERRGTGAPLILIHGIGHHWQAWLPVMDRLAASRTVIAIDLPGFGVSPGLPEGIPYTAESLADAVESFCARLGVREPHVAGNSLGGYIALELASRGVVRSATALSPVGFWSRPELRYAQAVLRALKAGTRFGATPFLSGASAGILVAHPSRLEPQALAAAAQALSGASGFDETLESFAGLMPPAPPKSPITIAWGERDRLLLRRQAVRAARWSGQRVKLLKSCGHVPMSDDPELVARVILEASATS from the coding sequence ATGGAGCTGGCGTTCGAGCGACGAGGCACCGGTGCGCCGCTGATCCTCATTCACGGGATCGGTCACCACTGGCAGGCCTGGCTGCCGGTGATGGACCGGCTCGCCGCCTCGCGTACGGTGATCGCGATCGATCTGCCCGGTTTCGGAGTCTCGCCGGGGCTGCCTGAGGGCATCCCCTACACCGCGGAGTCGCTGGCCGACGCGGTCGAGTCGTTCTGCGCGCGGCTCGGCGTCCGCGAGCCGCATGTAGCGGGCAACTCGCTCGGCGGCTACATCGCGCTCGAGCTGGCCTCGCGTGGCGTCGTGCGTTCGGCGACGGCGCTCTCGCCCGTCGGCTTCTGGTCCCGCCCCGAGCTGCGCTACGCCCAAGCTGTGCTGCGTGCCCTGAAGGCAGGGACCAGGTTCGGCGCCACCCCGTTCCTGAGCGGCGCGTCCGCCGGGATTCTCGTCGCCCACCCGTCCAGGCTGGAGCCGCAGGCGCTGGCGGCGGCCGCGCAGGCGCTGAGCGGGGCGAGCGGCTTCGACGAGACGCTTGAGTCGTTCGCCGGCTTGATGCCGCCCGCGCCGCCCAAGTCGCCCATCACGATCGCGTGGGGCGAGCGCGACCGGCTCCTGCTGCGCCGCCAGGCCGTACGCGCGGCCCGGTGGTCGGGGCAGCGGGTCAAGCTGCTGAAGAGCTGCGGTCACGTGCCGATGAGCGACGATCCGGAGCTCGTGGCCCGCGTCATCCTGGAAGCAAGCGCTACTTCGTGA
- a CDS encoding acyl-CoA dehydrogenase family protein, whose protein sequence is MRRDLFDEEHLLFRETVREFMAREVVPHHAEWEKDGIVPREVWKKAGELGMFGFSVPEEYGGAGVKDFRYNAVIVEEIIRHGASGLGFSLHNDVMAPYLVDLTNDEQKQRWLPGFVGGELITAIAMSEPGAGSDLQGIRTTAIREDDHYLVNGQKTFITNGVNADLVVVVAKTDPAAGAKGTTLVVVERGMEGFGRGRNLEKIGMKAQDTAELFFENVRVPVANRLGPRDGEGFFQLMNNLPQERLSIAVAAVAAAEAVLEETIEYCRTRKAFGRSIGSFQNTRFVLAELTTETEIARHYVDKCVLALNAGELTAVDAAKAKWWTTELQNKVIDRCLQLHGGYGYMTEYPVAKAWLDSRVQTIYGGTTEIMKEIIGRSFGF, encoded by the coding sequence ATGCGGCGAGACCTCTTCGACGAGGAGCACCTGCTCTTCCGCGAGACCGTGCGCGAGTTCATGGCCCGCGAGGTCGTGCCGCACCACGCTGAGTGGGAGAAGGACGGCATCGTCCCGCGCGAGGTCTGGAAGAAGGCCGGGGAGCTGGGGATGTTCGGGTTCTCGGTGCCGGAGGAGTACGGCGGTGCGGGGGTCAAGGACTTCCGGTACAACGCGGTCATCGTCGAGGAGATCATCCGGCATGGCGCCTCCGGGCTCGGGTTCTCGCTGCACAACGACGTCATGGCGCCGTACCTGGTGGATCTGACGAACGACGAGCAGAAGCAGCGGTGGCTGCCCGGCTTCGTCGGCGGCGAGCTGATCACGGCGATCGCGATGAGCGAGCCGGGGGCCGGGAGCGACCTGCAGGGGATCAGGACCACGGCCATCCGCGAGGACGACCACTACCTGGTGAACGGCCAGAAGACGTTCATCACGAACGGCGTCAACGCCGACCTCGTCGTCGTCGTGGCCAAGACCGATCCCGCCGCGGGCGCCAAGGGGACGACCCTGGTCGTGGTCGAGCGCGGCATGGAGGGCTTCGGGCGAGGGCGGAACCTCGAGAAGATCGGGATGAAGGCGCAGGACACGGCCGAACTGTTCTTCGAGAACGTACGGGTGCCCGTCGCCAACCGCCTCGGCCCCCGCGACGGCGAGGGCTTCTTCCAGCTCATGAACAACCTGCCGCAGGAGCGCCTGTCGATCGCCGTGGCGGCGGTGGCCGCGGCGGAGGCCGTCCTGGAGGAGACCATCGAGTACTGCAGGACCCGCAAGGCGTTCGGGCGGAGCATCGGCTCGTTCCAGAACACCCGGTTCGTCCTGGCGGAGCTGACCACCGAGACCGAGATCGCCCGCCACTACGTGGACAAGTGCGTCCTGGCGCTCAACGCCGGCGAGCTGACGGCGGTGGACGCGGCCAAGGCCAAGTGGTGGACCACCGAGCTGCAGAACAAGGTCATCGACCGCTGCCTCCAGCTCCACGGCGGGTACGGCTACATGACGGAGTACCCGGTCGCCAAGGCGTGGCTCGACAGCCGGGTCCAAACGATCTACGGCGGCACCACGGAGATCATGAAGGAGATCATCGGCCGGTCGTTCGGGTTCTGA
- a CDS encoding helix-turn-helix domain-containing protein produces the protein MDKPIGHWLKHLDNLLEDAMEQALQSTTRREWQVLNRAAQESTYTMPFTGVDEAVERLTAKGWLADGKLTDAGRAAHEEISEKVGHFRQQVLVGVSSQEYLATVDVLRRMSANLTK, from the coding sequence ATGGACAAACCGATTGGCCACTGGCTGAAGCATCTCGACAACCTGTTGGAAGACGCCATGGAGCAGGCGCTCCAGTCCACGACCCGACGGGAGTGGCAGGTGCTCAACCGGGCGGCCCAGGAAAGCACTTACACCATGCCGTTCACCGGCGTGGACGAAGCCGTGGAGCGGCTCACCGCCAAGGGCTGGCTGGCGGATGGCAAGCTCACCGACGCGGGCAGGGCCGCGCATGAGGAGATCTCCGAGAAGGTCGGGCATTTCAGGCAGCAGGTGCTCGTCGGCGTGAGCTCGCAGGAGTATCTGGCCACCGTCGACGTGCTCCGCCGCATGTCCGCCAATCTCACGAAGTAG
- a CDS encoding YbaB/EbfC family nucleoid-associated protein encodes MPGYRLDPSNIRSQDIDRATRQAQQAEAVLGDVDELLAEISGTGEADGGHVKASATAEGRILQVLIGQQAVRQGSKELSEQILAAVSRAQDDARRQVEALLREQFQQAVPDAGIDPVALQQHVDRLLE; translated from the coding sequence ATGCCGGGCTACAGGCTCGACCCCAGCAACATCCGGTCCCAGGACATCGACCGGGCCACGCGGCAGGCGCAGCAGGCCGAGGCCGTGCTCGGGGACGTGGACGAACTGCTGGCGGAGATCAGCGGGACGGGTGAGGCCGACGGCGGCCACGTCAAGGCGAGCGCGACCGCCGAGGGCCGGATCCTGCAGGTCCTCATCGGACAGCAGGCGGTACGCCAGGGCAGCAAGGAGCTCTCCGAGCAGATTCTCGCGGCCGTGAGCCGGGCCCAGGACGACGCCCGGCGTCAGGTGGAGGCCCTGCTGCGGGAGCAGTTCCAGCAGGCCGTCCCGGATGCCGGCATCGATCCCGTCGCTCTCCAGCAGCACGTGGACCGCCTTCTCGAGTGA
- a CDS encoding MarR family winged helix-turn-helix transcriptional regulator, whose protein sequence is MYKDKDIAAIERAMVAIRRRQSRRALARQQGATGPEFEVLDVIEGAGEAVTVSTVAQALNVDQPRASRLVAAAVTAGLVRREADQADGRRAWLVLTDAGRAALEQAHHGRQAAFAAATEGWTAEERAEFARLLTRFVEGMPG, encoded by the coding sequence ATGTATAAAGACAAGGACATTGCCGCGATCGAGCGGGCGATGGTCGCGATCAGGCGGCGGCAGAGCAGGCGGGCGCTTGCGCGGCAGCAGGGCGCCACGGGGCCGGAGTTCGAGGTGCTCGACGTGATCGAGGGCGCCGGCGAGGCCGTCACCGTCTCCACGGTCGCGCAGGCGCTCAACGTCGATCAGCCGAGGGCCAGCCGGCTCGTGGCGGCGGCCGTGACGGCGGGCCTGGTCAGGCGGGAGGCCGATCAGGCTGACGGGCGCAGGGCGTGGCTCGTGCTGACCGACGCGGGCCGGGCGGCGTTGGAGCAGGCCCACCACGGCAGGCAGGCGGCGTTCGCGGCGGCCACGGAGGGGTGGACGGCGGAGGAGCGGGCGGAGTTCGCCAGGCTGCTCACCCGTTTCGTCGAGGGCATGCCCGGCTAG
- a CDS encoding serine hydrolase domain-containing protein has translation MNTFLISLFTAATLSAPTPSIAPATIDAYVRGAVESTGLPGVSVVVTHNGQVVHAAGYGHDSEGHAVTQNTPMRVASVSKSFTAMAVMTLVERGKIDLDGPLAAQLPGFRMADPRAAKITVRQLLNQTSGLSDTTVDIAAVENATSLADYTSRLADSELRADPGTHWEYCNVNYDLAARLVEVASGQRFGDYLRDRVFGPLGMKSSAVSDQVVKPADGYNSIFGAWLPRPELSGFLNDSGSGGVITTAADMGRWLIAQTGDGRPLVKRQSLDVMHTPIKTRDYGMGWGVDQDTGLLTHSGNLFTYNAVEAISPKTGYGFAVMANGAALTDDTYAIMEGLAALSEGRSPETPGGDRQLYELVLGAIAVVAAGLGAMGVLRARRWAARRPRRPWLRLVPLLLPAVVLAAYPDLISFLMNGRAVTWAQLTYFAAPLSIMLLVTALAGMVATVTRICVLCKLTRYTN, from the coding sequence GTGAACACCTTCCTGATCAGCCTTTTCACGGCGGCGACCCTCAGCGCCCCGACGCCCTCCATCGCCCCCGCCACCATCGACGCCTACGTGCGCGGCGCCGTCGAATCCACTGGACTGCCCGGCGTGTCCGTGGTCGTCACCCACAACGGCCAGGTGGTGCACGCCGCCGGGTACGGCCACGACTCCGAAGGCCACGCGGTCACCCAGAACACTCCGATGCGGGTGGCCTCGGTGAGCAAGTCGTTCACCGCGATGGCCGTGATGACGCTCGTGGAGCGCGGCAAGATCGACCTTGACGGGCCGCTGGCCGCGCAGCTGCCCGGTTTCCGGATGGCGGACCCGCGTGCGGCGAAGATCACCGTACGGCAGCTGCTGAACCAGACCTCCGGCCTTTCGGACACCACAGTCGACATCGCCGCGGTGGAGAACGCCACCTCGCTCGCCGACTACACCTCCCGGCTGGCCGACTCCGAGCTCCGCGCCGACCCGGGCACCCACTGGGAGTACTGCAACGTCAACTACGACCTCGCCGCCAGGCTCGTGGAGGTGGCCTCCGGGCAGCGGTTCGGCGACTATCTGCGGGACCGGGTGTTCGGCCCGCTCGGCATGAAGTCCAGCGCCGTCAGCGACCAGGTCGTCAAGCCGGCCGACGGCTACAACTCGATCTTCGGCGCCTGGCTCCCGCGCCCCGAGCTGTCCGGCTTCCTCAACGACAGCGGCTCGGGCGGGGTCATCACCACCGCCGCCGACATGGGCCGATGGCTGATCGCCCAGACCGGCGACGGCCGCCCGCTGGTCAAGCGGCAGAGCCTCGACGTCATGCACACGCCCATCAAAACCAGGGACTACGGCATGGGCTGGGGCGTGGATCAGGACACCGGGCTGCTCACGCATTCGGGGAACCTGTTCACGTACAACGCCGTCGAGGCCATCTCCCCCAAGACCGGGTACGGCTTCGCCGTCATGGCCAACGGCGCCGCCCTGACCGACGACACGTACGCCATCATGGAGGGTTTGGCCGCGCTGAGCGAGGGCCGGAGCCCCGAGACGCCCGGCGGTGACCGGCAGCTCTACGAGCTGGTGCTGGGCGCGATCGCGGTGGTCGCGGCGGGCCTGGGTGCCATGGGCGTGCTGCGCGCCCGGCGCTGGGCGGCCAGGCGACCGCGCCGGCCGTGGCTGCGGCTGGTGCCGCTGCTGCTGCCCGCGGTGGTGCTCGCTGCCTACCCGGATCTGATCTCGTTCCTCATGAACGGGCGGGCGGTGACGTGGGCCCAGCTCACCTACTTCGCCGCGCCTCTGTCGATCATGCTGCTCGTGACGGCGCTCGCGGGGATGGTTGCGACGGTGACCCGCATTTGCGTACTGTGTAAGCTTACGAGGTACACAAACTAG
- a CDS encoding acetyl-CoA C-acetyltransferase — translation MAEAYIVGAVRTPVGKKKGGLSTVHPTDLAAHTLKALIDRTGVDPAAVEDVILGCVMQFGPQSMDIARNAWLSAGLPETTAGVTIDRQCGSSQQAIHFAAQGVMSGTQDLVVAGGVESMSIVPMGSSITAALEKGMPFPFGEKWVERYGKQEISQFRGAELMCEKWGYTRDVLEQYALESHQRAAKAIANGHFKDQIAPVNGVEDDEGPRADTTLEKMASLKTLKEGGQITAATSSQISDGSGALLIASEQAVRDHGLTPRARIHQLALKGDDPVYMLTAPIPATRRALEKAGMSIDDIDVVEINEAFAPVPLAWTHELGADPARVNPNGGAIALGHPLGGTGAILMTKLLHELERTGGRYGLQTMCEGGGQANVTIIERL, via the coding sequence GTGGCAGAGGCGTACATCGTCGGGGCGGTCCGCACCCCGGTCGGCAAGAAAAAGGGCGGCCTTTCCACCGTCCACCCCACTGACCTGGCAGCTCATACCCTGAAGGCGCTGATCGACCGCACCGGCGTCGACCCCGCGGCGGTGGAGGACGTCATCCTGGGGTGCGTCATGCAGTTCGGCCCCCAGAGCATGGACATCGCGCGAAATGCCTGGCTGTCGGCGGGGCTGCCCGAGACCACCGCCGGTGTCACGATCGACCGGCAGTGCGGCTCCTCGCAGCAGGCGATCCACTTCGCCGCCCAGGGCGTCATGTCCGGCACCCAGGACCTGGTGGTGGCGGGCGGCGTCGAGTCGATGAGCATCGTCCCCATGGGCTCCTCGATCACGGCCGCGCTGGAGAAGGGCATGCCGTTCCCGTTCGGCGAGAAGTGGGTCGAGCGGTACGGCAAGCAGGAGATCTCGCAGTTCCGCGGCGCGGAGCTGATGTGCGAGAAGTGGGGCTACACCAGGGACGTGCTCGAGCAGTACGCGCTCGAGTCCCACCAACGGGCCGCCAAGGCCATCGCGAACGGCCACTTCAAGGACCAGATCGCTCCCGTCAACGGCGTCGAGGACGACGAGGGCCCGAGGGCCGACACCACGCTGGAGAAGATGGCCTCGCTGAAGACGCTGAAGGAGGGCGGCCAGATCACCGCCGCGACCTCCTCGCAGATCTCGGACGGCTCGGGCGCGCTGCTGATCGCCTCCGAGCAGGCGGTCAGGGACCACGGCCTGACGCCGCGGGCCCGCATCCACCAGCTGGCACTCAAGGGCGACGACCCCGTCTACATGCTGACCGCGCCGATCCCCGCCACGCGGCGGGCGCTGGAGAAGGCCGGCATGTCGATCGACGACATCGACGTCGTGGAGATCAACGAGGCGTTCGCCCCGGTGCCGCTGGCCTGGACGCACGAGCTCGGCGCCGACCCCGCCAGGGTCAACCCGAACGGCGGCGCCATCGCGCTCGGACACCCGCTCGGCGGCACGGGCGCCATCCTCATGACCAAGCTGCTGCACGAGCTGGAGCGCACGGGCGGCCGGTACGGGCTGCAGACGATGTGCGAGGGCGGCGGCCAGGCCAACGTCACGATCATCGAGCGCCTCTGA
- a CDS encoding YbaB/EbfC family nucleoid-associated protein, protein MSWPAPDQDQEYLEQVLQQTRDAMRHLREAKRVIGEIEGKGEAADGMILATTDAGGSIRRIDINPRALRLDTTTLSREVIRAIQAAQEASARQAKEIVDGVAGHVGLLPEPLDETFVQHRIEAAARDLYSGGL, encoded by the coding sequence GTGTCCTGGCCGGCCCCCGACCAAGATCAAGAATACCTTGAACAGGTTCTCCAGCAGACGAGGGACGCGATGCGCCACCTCCGCGAGGCCAAGCGCGTGATCGGCGAGATCGAAGGCAAGGGCGAGGCCGCGGACGGGATGATCCTCGCGACGACCGACGCGGGCGGCTCCATACGGCGCATCGACATCAACCCCCGTGCGCTACGCCTCGACACGACGACGCTCAGCCGCGAGGTGATCCGGGCGATCCAGGCCGCGCAGGAAGCGTCCGCCCGGCAGGCCAAGGAGATCGTGGACGGTGTCGCCGGCCACGTCGGGCTGCTGCCCGAACCGCTGGACGAGACGTTCGTGCAGCATCGCATCGAGGCCGCGGCCCGCGATCTGTACTCGGGAGGGCTGTGA